CCAGGCGCAGGACGCCCGCCGCCGCGACGATGATGGCGTCGTACTCGTCCGTGAGCGCCTTGCGCAGGCGGGTGTCCACGTTGCCGCGCAGAGGCCGCACTACTACGTCAGGCCTGGCGGCCAGCGCCTGCGCGGCGCGCCGCACACTGCTCGTGCCAATCCTGGCGCCGAGCGGCAGGCGCTCAAAAGGCAGGCCGTGGCGGGAGACCAGGGCGTCGCGCGGGTCGTCCCGCACGGGGTACGCGGCGACGGCGAGGCCGGGCGTCGGCTCCGTGGGCAGGTCCTTCAGGCTGTGGACAGCCATGTCTATCTTGTCGCCAAGGAGCGCCGCCTCGATTTCCTTCACGAACACGCCCCTGCCCAGGCTTTCGAGGGAGGCGGTCCGCCGAATGTCGCCCCTGGTCGTAATGCCGACCACATCCCACCGGACGCCGGGATGTCGCGCGGAGAGCAGGTCAATGACGGCCTGCGTCTGACGCATCGCGAGGGGGCTGGTGCGTGTCCCGACGCGGACGGTGCGAGCGCGAGTCACGACAGTCTCAGGGAACGGGAGGCTCGTCCAGCTTGAAGAGCGCGCGGGCGGTCCGCGCGTAGCCGTCCTGCTGCCCCTGCTCCTTGAGCGTGGCGATGGGGTCGTGCAGCAGCTTGCTC
The sequence above is a segment of the Dehalococcoidia bacterium genome. Coding sequences within it:
- the hemC gene encoding hydroxymethylbilane synthase, which codes for MTRARTVRVGTRTSPLAMRQTQAVIDLLSARHPGVRWDVVGITTRGDIRRTASLESLGRGVFVKEIEAALLGDKIDMAVHSLKDLPTEPTPGLAVAAYPVRDDPRDALVSRHGLPFERLPLGARIGTSSVRRAAQALAARPDVVVRPLRGNVDTRLRKALTDEYDAIIVAAAGVLRL